In one Acidibrevibacterium fodinaquatile genomic region, the following are encoded:
- a CDS encoding helix-turn-helix domain-containing transcriptional regulator: MAVTKGFKELVQRRVAKDPEFATALLREGIDTMLTGDVDTGKAILRDYIKATVGFGKLGEATDTPPKSLIRMFGPRGNPQARNLFGIIGYLQQQAGIELHVAVAPR; encoded by the coding sequence ATGGCAGTGACGAAGGGCTTCAAGGAACTGGTGCAGCGAAGGGTCGCAAAGGACCCGGAATTCGCGACGGCGCTCCTGCGCGAAGGTATCGACACGATGCTGACCGGCGACGTGGATACCGGCAAGGCGATCTTGCGCGACTACATCAAGGCAACCGTTGGCTTTGGGAAACTTGGCGAGGCAACCGATACGCCGCCCAAGAGCTTGATCCGCATGTTCGGCCCGCGCGGCAATCCGCAGGCACGCAACCTCTTCGGTATCATCGGCTATCTACAGCAGCAGGCAGGCATCGAACTGCATGTTGCGGTGGCGCCACGCTAA